A genomic window from Camelina sativa cultivar DH55 chromosome 2, Cs, whole genome shotgun sequence includes:
- the LOC104736219 gene encoding neutral ceramidase-like isoform X3, translating to MTLVKFVDDQWGPVGSFNWFATHGTSMSRTNSLISGDNKGTAARIMEDWFEQKEARVSYDVESHRRVSSIITDPHDQHVLEMASSLPSIGGKTVTRMSSVARRVRSGFRHADKPSFVSAFCQTNCGDVSPNVLGAFCIDTGLPCDFNHSTCGGKNEKCYGRGPGYPDEFESTRLIGERQFKKAADLFTKASEEIQGKVDYRHAFVDFSQLEVTIDGQDGGSEVVKTCPAAMGFGFAAGTTDGPGAFDFKQGDDQGNPFWRLVRNLLKNPTEEQVRCQRPKPILLDTGEMKQPYNWAPSILPVQILRIGQLVILCVPGEFTTMAGRRLREAVKTVLKEGSNGGEFSVVIAGLTNSYSQYIATFEEYQVQRYEGASTLYGPHTLSGYIQEFKKLAKDLLSGQTTDSGPQPPDLLHKQISLLTPVVADMTPIGTAFGDVISDVPRSAKFRKGTDIVTVQFRSANPRNDLMTEGTFALVERWLEGRETWVPVYDDDDFCLRFKWSRPFKLSTQSTASIEWRIPETATPGVYRITHFGSAKTPLSSIHHFSGSSSAFVVY from the exons ATGACACTTGTCAAGTTCGTTGATGATCAGTGGGGTCCTGTGGGTAGTTTCAATTGGTTTGCAACTCATGGCACTTCGATGAGCCGCACAAATTCCTTGATCAGCGGGGACAACAAAGGCACTGCAGCACGTATCATGGAAGACTGGTTTGAACAGAAAGAAGCCCGCGTGTCATATGATGTTGAATCTCATAGAAGAGTCTCAAGCATAATCACAGATCCTCATG ATCAACATGTACTGGAAATGGCGTCCTCTTTACCGTCTATAGGCGGTAAAACCGTTACAAGGATGTCAAGCGTTGCTAGACGGGTCAGAAGTGGATTCAGACACGCTGACAAACCTAGCTTTGTCTCTGCCTTCTGTCAAACTAACTGCGGAGATGTTAGTCCGAACGTGTTGGGAGCCTTCTGTATAGACACAGGCCTTCCTTGTGACTTCAACCACAGTACTTGTGGTGGAAAGAACGAAAAGTGCTACGGCCGTGGACCAGG TTACCCTGATGAATTTGAGAGTACTCGCCTTATTGGTGAGAGGCAGTTCAAGAAGGCTGCGGATCTTTTCACTAAAGCCTCTGAGGAGATACAAGGAAAAGTTGACTACCGCCATGCTTTTGTTGATTTCTCTCAGCTTGAAGTGACGATTGATGGACAAGATGGAGGTTCCGAAGTGGTGAAAACATGTCCAGCTGCaatgggttttggttttgctGCAGGAACAACTGATGGACCTGGGGCATTTGACTTTAAACAAGGGGATGATCAG GGGAATCCTTTCTGGAGGCTTGTAAGGAACCTTCTCAAAAATCCAACTGAGGAACAGGTCCGGTGCCAGCGACCTAAACCCATATTGCTTGATACCGGTGAAATGAAACAACCATACAACTGGGCG CCGTCGATATTACCAGTTCAGATCCTCCGCATTGGCCAGCTAGTGATTCTCTGCGTCCCCGGAG AATTCACAACAATGGCAGGGAGGCGACTACGTGAAGCAGTGAAAACAGTGCTTAAGGAAGGCAGCAACGGAGGAGAATTCAGCGTGGTCATAGCTGGGCTAACCAATTCGTACTCGCAGTATATCGCCACATTTGAGGAATACCAAGTGCAGAGATATGAG GGTGCATCAACTTTGTATGGACCTCACACGCTAAGCGGATACATTCAAGAATTCAAGAAACTAGCAAAAGATCTTCTATCTGGTCAAACCACTGATTCTGGTCCTCAGCCACCTGACCTACTTCACAAGCAAATAAGCTTACTAACACCTGTGGTTGCGGATATGACACCAATTGGAACTGCATTCGGAGATGTTATATCAGATGTTCCTCGCTCTGCCAAATTCAGGAAGGGAACTGACATAGTGACGGTTCAATTCCGGTCAGCAAACCCGAGAAACGACCTGATGACGGAAGGGACTTTCGCGCTTGTTGAGAGATGGCTAGAAGGAAGAGAGACGTGGGTACctgtttatgatgatgatgacttttGCCTCCGGTTTAAGTGGTCAAGACCGTTCAAACTCAGCACGCAGAGCACAGCGAGTATCGAATGGAGAATCCCTGAAACAGCAACACCTGGCGTTTATAGAATCACTCACTTTGGTTCAGCTAAAACACCTTTGAGTTCCATTCACCATTTCTCTGGTTCATCTAGTGCCTTTGTTGTATATTGA
- the LOC104736262 gene encoding mitochondrial uncoupling protein 2 — MADFKPRIEISFLETFICSAFAACFAELCTVPLDTAKVRLQLQRKIPTGDGDNLPKYRGSIGTLTTIAREEGISGLWKGVIAGLHRQCIYGGLRIGLYEPVKTFLVGSDFIGDIPLYQKILAALLTGAIAIIVANPTDLVKVRLQSEGKLPAGVPRRYAGAVDAYFTIVKLEGVSALWTGLGPNIARNAIVNAAELASYDQIKETIMKIPFFRDSVLTHLLAGLAAGFFAVCIGSPIDVVKSRMMGDSTYRNTIDCFIKTMKTEGIMAFYKGFLPNFTRLGTWNVIMFLTLEQVKKVFLREVLYD, encoded by the exons ATGGCGGATTTCAAACCAAGGATCGAGATTTCGTTCCTTGAAACCTTCATTTGCAGCGCTTTCGCTGCTTGTTTTGCAGAG TTATGTACAGTACCGTTAGACACAGCAAAAGTAAGGCTTCAGCTTCAAAGAAAGATCCCTACTGGAGATGGTGATAATTTACCCAAGTACAGAGGCTCGATTGGTACACTAACTACCATAGCAAGAGAAGAAGGTATCTCTGGGCTTTGGAAAGGTGTCATTGCAGGGCTTCATCGTCAATGCATCTATGGTGGCTTAAGGATTGGTTTATATGAGCCT GTCAAgacttttttggttggaagtgACTTTATTGGTGATATTCCATTATATCAAAAGATTCTTGCAGCTTTGTTAACTG GAGCGATAGCTATTATAGTAGCTAATCCAACTGATCTTGTTAAAGTTCGGCTTCAGTCAGAAGGAAAACTACCAGCTGGGGTTCCTAGGCGTTATGCAGGAGCTGTAGACGCTTATTTCACTATAGTGAAGCTG GAAGGAGTTAGTGCGCTGTGGACCGGACTTGGTCCCAATATTGCTCGGAATGCTATTGTAAATGCTGCAGAGCTAGCTAGTTATGATCAAATAAAGGAG ACAATTATGAAAATTCCATTCTTCAGAGACAGTGTTCTAACTCATCTACTAGCTGGTTTAGCTGCAGGCTTCTTCGCTGTCTGTATTGGTTCTCCGATTGATGTG GTAAAATCTAGAATGATGGGTGACTCTACTTACCGAAACACAATCGATTGCTTCATCAAAACCATGAAGACAGAG GGGATCATGGCATTCTACAAAGGATTTCTCCCGAATTTTACACGGCTAGGAACCTGGAATGTCATTATGTTCCTCACACTAGAACAA GTGAAAAAAGTGTTTCTAAGAGAAGTCTTGTACGATTGA
- the LOC104736254 gene encoding uncharacterized protein LOC104736254: MLPGILLCSLNPRNHSKKKKNDRESLDTEPKDIDYWYSVQFNRDPPRFALKSETNTHHSRRSGGELSKAKKRGEMANKVSNFSDLIQRVTASCLLHPLSAGRQDLAGNRREEYDSVEEENDEGEIQYEDALEKEDVKDETIRVKSKGGVSVETVQEMEIVMDEVFTAAAALKRAYVALQEAHSPWDPEKMHDADMAMVAELRRIGLLRERFRRMRSGGGGRRKNDSGRRMLRDAVAPYEAVVKELKKEVKVKDTEIENLKEKVKVATSMANGGNGGGKKHRLLSSRKVNCSTQIAVSPVPELFEMTMIQVKEASKSFTGILLSLMRAAHWDIAAAVRSIEAASAASDGVSASSFASSVQSSVPNQHAKFALESYICRKIFQGFDHETFYMDGSLSSLINPDQYRRDCFAQFKDMKAMDPMELLGILPTCHFGKFCSKKYLSIIHHKMEESLFGDSEQRELVLAGNHPRSQFYGEFLGLAKAVWLLHLLAFSLDPSPSHFEANRGAEFHSQYMESVVRFSDGRVPAGQVVGFPVCPGFKLSHQGKGSIIKSRVYLVPRA; this comes from the exons atgtTGCCAGGGATACTTTTATGCTCACTTAATCCCAGGAATCACAG caaaaagaagaagaatgatcgAGAGAGCTTAGATACTGAACCTAAGGACATTGACTACTGGTACTCAGTTCAGTTCAATCGAGATCCTCCTAGATTTGCTCTCAAATCGGAGACCAACACTCACCACTCCCGCAGGAGCGGCGGCGAATTAAGCAAGGCGAAGAAGCGAGGAGAGATGGCGAACAAGGTTTCTAACTTCTCGGATCTGATTCAGCGAGTCACTGCGTCTTGTTTGTTGCATCCACTCTCCGCCGGCCGGCAAGATCTAGCTGGTAACCGCCGGGAAGAGTACGATTCCGTTGAAGAGGAGAATGATGAAGGAGAGATTCAGTACGAGGACGCTTTAGAGAAGGAAGATGTGAAAGATGAGACTATTAGGGTTAAGAGCAAGGGCGGAGTGAGCGTGGAGACGGTTCAGGAGATGGAGATTGTGATGGATGAAGTTTTCACGGCGGCGGCTGCTTTGAAGAGAGCTTACGTGGCACTTCAGGAAGCTCATTCGCCGTGGGATCCGGAGAAGATGCACGATGCTGACATGGCTATGGTGGCTGAGCTGAGAAGGATTGGTTTGTTGAGGGAAAGATTCAGGAGGATGagaagtggtggtggtggccggCGGAAAAACGATTCCGGTAGAAGAATGCTGAGAGATGCGGTGGCGCCGTATGAAGCAGTCGTGAAGGAGCTGAAGAAAGAAGTGAAGGTGAAAGACACTGAGATTGAGAATCTCAAGGAGAAAGTCAAAGTGGCTACTTCTATGGCCAATGGTGGTAACGGAGGAGGCAAGAAACACCGTTTGCTTTCTAGCCGGAAAGTGAACTGCTCCACACAAATTGCCGTATCTCCGGTACCGGAGTTATTTGAGATGACGATGATTCAGGTGAAAGAAGCATCAAAGtctttcacagggattttactGTCTCTCATGCGAGCTGCACATTGGGACATTGCAGCTGCTGTTCGATCCATTGAAGCTGCTTCAGCTGCATCAGATGGAGTGTCAGCTTCTTCGTTTGCATCCTCTGTTCAGTCCTCTGTCCCGAACCAACACGCCAAATTTGCTCTCGAGTCTTACATCTGTAGGAAAATCTTCCAAGGGTTCGATCACGAAACGTTTTACATGGATGGGAGCCTCTCTTCTCTTATAAACCCGGATCAGTACCGTCGTGACTGCTTTGCGCAGTTCAAAGACATGAAAGCAATGGATCCTATGGAGTTGTTAGGGATCTTACCAACTTGCCATTTTGGTAAGTTCTGCTCAAAGAAGTACCTTTCGATCATTCACCACAAAATGGAAGAGTCGTTGTTTGGGGACTCGGAACAGCGGGAGTTGGTTTTAGCTGGTAATCACCCAAGAAGTCAGTTCTATGGAGAGTTCTTGGGGTTAGCCAAAGCGGTCTGGCTGCTTCATCTCCTTGCCTTTTCGCTTGACCCATCCCCGAGTCATTTTGAAGCAAACCGAGGAGCCGAGTTTCACTCTCAGTACATGGAGAGCGTCGTGAGGTTCTCGGATGGCCGTGTTCCTGCAGGTCAAGTTGTTGGGTTTCCTGTTTGTCCCGGATTCAAACTTAGCCATCAAGGGAAAGGATCAATTATCAAATCCAGAGTTTACTTGGTTCCAAGGGCTTAA